Proteins from a genomic interval of Methanofollis formosanus:
- a CDS encoding 4Fe-4S binding protein, which translates to MSASVIWYLREFLRGEWVKKFFFARTAPLVDPPYFRGYPALTGKECTHCLACMMICPTPGAIEVVKEGEGWTPKIYEGHCIRCGLCVEACPEDVLDAGRVLATQHRDHTEISVRYQVTVKPEACVRCGNCVVACPVNKEVDPQLGATGTSANDEVIMKIRNGNLWVIHDEKCTGCKTCESVCPTDAIAIARVAEGTQEGRS; encoded by the coding sequence ATGAGTGCTTCGGTCATCTGGTATCTGAGAGAATTCCTGCGTGGCGAATGGGTGAAGAAGTTCTTCTTCGCCAGAACCGCCCCGCTCGTCGACCCCCCCTACTTCAGGGGCTACCCGGCCCTCACCGGCAAGGAATGCACCCACTGCCTCGCCTGCATGATGATCTGTCCGACGCCGGGCGCGATCGAGGTGGTCAAAGAGGGCGAAGGCTGGACCCCCAAGATCTACGAGGGGCACTGCATCAGGTGCGGCCTCTGCGTCGAGGCCTGCCCCGAAGACGTCCTGGACGCCGGGCGGGTGCTCGCCACCCAGCACCGCGACCACACCGAGATCTCGGTGAGGTACCAGGTGACGGTGAAACCCGAGGCCTGTGTGCGGTGCGGCAACTGCGTCGTCGCCTGTCCGGTGAACAAGGAGGTCGACCCCCAACTCGGGGCGACCGGGACCTCGGCCAACGACGAGGTGATCATGAAGATCCGCAACGGCAACCTCTGGGTGATCCATGACGAGAAGTGCACCGGGTGCAAGACCTGCGAGAGTGTCTGCCCGACCGACGCCATCGCGATCGCACGGGTCGCCGAAGGGACGCAGGAGGGACGGTCGTGA
- a CDS encoding molybdopterin dinucleotide binding domain-containing protein — translation MKARFNTGRTSAQGQGLEAKARPEYMAATSICMMNPVDLMDLELEEGERVLVRGPAGEVVLTAVQNEGVPQGTVYVPMGPYANAVIDAGTHATGMPDYKSCTVDLEPTDDEVKRPAELMEAVGGLAYLGDEE, via the coding sequence GTGAAGGCCCGCTTCAACACCGGACGGACCTCGGCGCAGGGGCAGGGGCTGGAGGCGAAGGCGCGGCCCGAATACATGGCGGCGACCTCGATCTGCATGATGAACCCCGTGGACCTGATGGACCTCGAACTGGAGGAAGGAGAGCGGGTGCTCGTCCGCGGGCCCGCGGGTGAGGTGGTCCTCACCGCGGTCCAGAACGAGGGCGTGCCGCAGGGGACGGTCTATGTCCCGATGGGCCCGTACGCCAACGCCGTCATCGACGCCGGCACCCACGCCACCGGCATGCCGGACTACAAGTCCTGCACCGTGGACCTGGAACCGACCGACGACGAGGTGAAAAGGCCGGCCGAACTGATGGAAGCGGTCGGCGGACTCGCCTACCTGGGGGACGAAGAATGA
- a CDS encoding formylmethanofuran dehydrogenase subunit B, producing the protein MIHEDMICPFCGCLCDDLVIETEGSEVVRVDNACTLGSHKLMNAGKHRLKAPIMRDGGAWRDASYEEAMEYTAGILLDADRPLLYGWSSTQGEAQGAGVSMAELLGGVIDSTTSVCHGPSILAIQEVGHPGCTLGQVKNRADLIVYWGCNPTEAHPRHMSRYTTYADGYFLENAFRDRKLIIVDVRKTETGSIADEFMQVKPGGDYAVLSALRAIVRGREDVVPPTVAGVTKEQLLRVAALCKEAKFGALFFGVGLTMSPGKYKNVRNAIELVDDLNRYTKWTLTPLRGHYNVYGSNEVFTWMTGYPYAVDFSRQIAFYNPGETTAVDILARQECDAALIVASDPGAHFPKKCLEHLASIPSVLIDPMHTMTTPLVRCQIPVAVTGMDASGTAYRMDGVPIHVKKFLDLGYPTDTEIITKIFEKVTEVRHP; encoded by the coding sequence ATGATCCACGAAGATATGATCTGCCCGTTCTGCGGCTGTCTCTGCGACGACCTGGTCATCGAGACCGAGGGGAGCGAGGTGGTGCGGGTGGACAATGCCTGTACCCTCGGGAGCCACAAACTGATGAACGCCGGGAAACACCGGCTCAAGGCCCCGATCATGCGCGACGGCGGAGCGTGGCGGGACGCCAGTTATGAAGAGGCGATGGAGTACACCGCCGGGATCCTCCTGGACGCCGACCGGCCTCTGCTGTACGGCTGGTCCAGCACGCAGGGTGAGGCGCAGGGGGCCGGCGTCTCGATGGCCGAACTCCTCGGCGGGGTGATCGACTCGACCACCTCGGTCTGCCACGGCCCCTCCATCCTGGCCATTCAGGAGGTCGGCCATCCGGGCTGCACCCTGGGGCAGGTGAAGAACCGGGCCGACCTCATCGTCTACTGGGGATGCAACCCGACCGAGGCCCACCCAAGGCACATGAGCCGGTACACCACCTACGCCGACGGCTACTTCCTGGAGAACGCCTTCAGGGACCGGAAGCTCATCATCGTCGACGTCAGAAAGACCGAGACCGGGAGCATCGCCGACGAGTTCATGCAGGTGAAACCCGGCGGAGACTATGCGGTCCTCTCGGCGCTGCGGGCGATCGTGCGGGGACGCGAAGACGTCGTCCCGCCGACGGTGGCCGGGGTGACCAAGGAGCAACTTCTCAGGGTCGCCGCCCTCTGCAAGGAGGCAAAGTTCGGCGCCCTCTTCTTCGGGGTCGGGCTGACGATGTCGCCCGGCAAGTACAAGAATGTCAGGAACGCCATCGAACTGGTCGACGACCTGAACCGGTACACGAAGTGGACCCTCACGCCCCTGCGGGGCCACTACAATGTCTACGGTTCCAACGAAGTCTTCACCTGGATGACCGGGTACCCGTACGCCGTCGACTTCTCCAGGCAGATCGCCTTCTACAATCCCGGCGAGACGACGGCGGTGGACATCCTGGCGCGGCAGGAATGCGACGCCGCGCTCATCGTGGCAAGCGATCCCGGCGCCCACTTCCCCAAGAAATGCCTGGAACACCTGGCCTCGATCCCTTCGGTGCTCATCGACCCGATGCACACCATGACCACCCCGCTCGTCAGGTGCCAGATCCCGGTGGCCGTCACCGGGATGGACGCCTCGGGCACGGCCTACCGGATGGACGGGGTGCCGATCCATGTGAAGAAGTTCCTGGACCTGGGCTACCCGACCGACACCGAGATCATCACGAAAATCTTCGAGAAGGTCACGGAGGTGAGACATCCATGA